The sequence GAGGAGGGGCGCGCCTGGCTCGACTTCAGCGAACTCTTCGAGCGCCCGCGCTCGGCCTCTGACTACCTGTGGCTGATCGAGAACTTCCCGCGCATGGCAGTCAGCGGCCTCGGCCCGCTGGGCAACTACCCGCCGGACGTGAGCATGCGCTTCCTCAACTTCATCGACATCGCCTACGACCGCCAGCTGCGCCTGCAGCTGTTCGCCAAGGTCTCCCTGGAAAAACTCGCCGAGGGCGGCGCGGCCACGGACTTCGCCCGTACGCTCAGCCGGTTGCGGCAGTTGAAGTTGGAGCCGTTGTAGGCGCGCGACGTCCTTGCACGGCGTAATCCTGTAGGAGCGGGCCATGCCCGCGATTCGCGCGCATGGCGCGCTCCTACACGGGATATCGGAGCGGGGATTTTCACGGACAAGGTCCGCTCCTACGGGGTTTCTGCCTTCGGCACGGTGCCGCGCTCGTACCTGTAGGAGCGGATCTCATCCGCGAAAGGGCTGGCGCCGAGGCTTTCCCTGGCATTTGCGGGCCATGCCCGCGATTCGCGCGCATGGCGCGCTCCTACACGGGATATCGGAGCGGGGATTTTCGCGGACAAGGTCCGCTCCTACGGGGTTTCTGCCTTCGGCACGGTGCCGCGCTCGTACCTGTAGGAGCGGATCTCATCCGCGAAAGGGCTGGCGCCGAGGCTTTCCCTGGCATTTGCGGGCCATGCCCGCGATTCGCGCGCATGGCGCGCTCCTACACGGGATATCGGAGCGGGGATTTTCACGGACAAGGTCCGCTCCTACGGGGTTTCTGCCTTCGGCGCGGTGTTGTGCCTGGACCTGTAGGCGCGGATTTATCCGCGATGGGGCTGGTGCTCGGGCTGTTCGCGAGCAAGCTCGCTCCTACAGGGCCAACCGCTGCCGTCTGCTGCCATGCGGGACCTGTCGTTCGATAATCGGCTATTTGCGTTTGCGATTATCGCCCAACGCTTCGATAATCGGCCGCACCGTCCGCTTGCAGGGTTCCGCCATGACCGATGAACTCCATCACAGCCCGACGCCTTTGGCGCCGCCGATCATTGCATCGCCCGCCAAGCGCATCGAGGCTTTCACCGGCGATCCGAACTTCATGACCTCGCTCGCCCGGGGGCTGGCGGTGATCCATGCGTTCCAGGAGCGCAAGCGCCACCTGACCATCGCGCAGATCAGTCACCGCACCGAGATCCCCCGCGCGGCCGTACGCCGTTGCCTGCACACGCTGATGAAGCTGGGTTACGTGACCACAGACGGGCGCACTTATTCGCTGCTGCCCAAGGTGCTCACGCTCGGCCATGCGTATCTGTCGTCGACGCCGCTGGCGGTCACCGCGCAGCCGATCCTCGACCGCATCAGCGAGCAACTGCGCGAGGCCTGTTCGATGGCCACGCTGGAAGGCGAAGAGATCCTCTACATCGCCCGCTCGGCCACGCCGCAGCGGCTGATTTCGGTGGACCTGAGCGTCGGCAGCCGACTGCCGGCTTACTGCACCTCCATGGGCCGCATCCTGCTCGCCGGGCTGGATGACCAGGCGCTGGAGGATTACCTGGCCCACGCCGACCTGCAGGTGAAGACCAGCCGCACCGTGTGCACGCCCGAGGGGCTGCGCGCGAGCATCGGCGAAATTCGCCGGCAGGGCTGGGTGATCATCGACCAGGAGCTGGAGATGGGCCTGCGTTCGGTGGCGGTGCCGCTGAAGGACTCCGCCGGCCAGGTGCTGGCCGCGCTGAACGTCGGCACCCACGTCGGCCGCGTATCGCGCCAGGAGCTGGAGACGCGCTTCCTGCCGGTGCTGCTGGAGGCCAGCCGCGAGTTGGGCACCCGGCTGTTCCACTGAGCGCTCAACTTTCCACGCTCGTCCGTCTGCAAGTATCCGTCGCGGATACATTTGCTGGCTGTTTGCTATGGTTTTGATACCTCCACCAGCAGGACCCGGAACCGCATGACGCCTGGCCGCAAGAAGCTGCTGATCAAGTCCCTCGATCTCCTGGCAGTCTGCGGTCTCGGTGTATCCCTGGTGCTGATCGTAAATGGATTGCAAACGATTATCTTTGTTACCTCGCACCACTGGAGCGACTGGGCGATGCACCTGCTGGAGTTCGATGGGGGGCTGCTGCACGTCGGCCTGCCGTTCCTGTTCGGCCTGGCCTGCCTGATCGCCCGCGAAGTGGTGGCGCGCACCGGCCCACCGCATGACGACGACCTCGCCTGATCTCAGCGGATGCTCGAGGCGAGTTCGAAGATCGGGATGTACATCAGGATCACGATGACCCCGATGAGGATGCCGATGCCGGTCATCAGCAGCGGCTCGAACAGGCGCATGAACCAGTCCATCCAGCGGCTCAGCTCTTCGTCGTAGAAGTCCGCCGTGCGCTCCATCATCTCGCCCAGGTTCCCCGACTGTTCTCCCGCGCGCAGCAGGCGTAGCGACACCGGCGTGGCCAGGCGATTGACCTCCAGCGCGGACGACAAGGCACGGCCTTCGCGGATCAGCCTGCAGGCCTCGTCCAGGCGCGTGCGCGAGGCGGCGCCGAGCAGGTTGCGGGCCATCTCCATCGCGGTCAGCAGCGGGATGCCGCCCTGCAGCAGGATGCCCAGCGAGCGGTAGAAGCGCGCCAGTTCGTACATCACCAGGCGCCGGTGAATGGCGGGCAGGCGTTCGAGAAGCTCGCCGAGCAGGGCGCGGAAGCGCGGCTGGCGCAGCAGCAGGGTGAAGCCCAGGACCAGCGCCAGCGCCGTGGCCATCAGCGTCTGCTGGTGTTCGTGGAGGAACAGGCCGCTGCTCATCAGCACCCGCGACAGCCAGGGCAGGTTGGTGCCCAGCCCCTCGAACACCAGGCTGAAGCGCGGCACCACGTAGCCCATGAGGAACAGCAGCACGCCGCCGCCGACGATCAGCAGCAGCGCCGGGTAGACCGAGGCGCTGGTGACTTTCTGGCGTACCTCGTCGATGCGTTGCCGGTAGGTCACGTAGCGGCTCAGCGCGGCGCTTACCGCGCCGGTCTTTTCACTGGATTGCACCAGCGCCACGTACAGCGGCGGGAAGACTTCCGGCAGCAGCGTCAGCGCCTGCGACAGCGACTTGCCTTCGTAGAGCAGGCGCACCAGTTCCTCCAGGGTCTTGCGGGCGAGGTTCGCGCCTTCCTTCTCGGCCAGGCTTTCCAGCGCATCGATCAGCGGCAGGCCGGCGTCGAGCAGGGTGGTCAGCTCCTGGCTGAACAGCACCAGCGGGAACTGTTCGCGCCGCTGCAGGCCGCGCAGCGATAAGCTGCCAGAGCCACGCAAGGCGAGCACGCGCAGGCCCTGCTGCTCGGCCTGGCGGCGCGCCTCGGTCGGGCTTGCGGCCTCGATCTGGCAGTGCACGACGGCGGCCTGGGCGTCGAGCGCCTTGATCCGGAAGCGCATGGCCGGTCACTGCCAACTGGTGACTTCGGCGTTCTCGCCGTCGCCGCCGGGTTGGCCGTCCTTGCCCATCGACATCAGGTCGTAGTCGCCGTTCTCGCCGGGCGAGCGGTAGATGTAGTCGCGGCCCCAGGGATCCTGCGGCACGGCTTTCGCCAGGTACGGACCCTTCCAGCGCGCCTCGCCGCTGGGCGCATTCACCAGGGCCTGCAGGCCTTGCTCGGAGGAGGGGTAGTGGCCGGTCTCCAGGCGATACAGGTCCAGGGCCTTGCCCAGGCCCTCGATCTGCGCCCGCGCCACCTTGGCCTCGGAGCGGCCCAGCTGGCTGAAGTATTTCGGCGCCACCAGGCCGGCGAGCAGGCCGAGCACCACCAGTACCACCAGCAGTTCCAGCAGGGTGAAGCCCGCCATGCGTGGGCGGGCGAAAGCGGAGCGAGCGTTCATCGACGATCTCCTTAACGGTCGGGCCGAGCCTTGGTCGAGAGGGGCCATGCAAGCCCTGTGCAATGTTGCCCCGATGCCGCGAAGCCGCATGGCAGCTGGGTTTCGCGGACGGGCACGGGCTTTGCGTGAAGGGGGCAAAGGGCGCCGGGAGTGGGGAATTTCCCCCGTTCAGCACCGGCGCCGGGAGTCGAAGATGGCGCGGGCGATACCCATGGCAGTGGCCTGGCTGGCGGCGCTGCTGGCCGGAGCGGATGGGGCACGGGCGGATATCTACGTGTCCGAGGGCGCCGACGGCAGCCTGGAACTCTCCAACCTGCAGCAGCCGGGCCGGCGCTATACGCAGGTGTACCCGGAGCCGATGCCGGCGCCGGGCCCTGGCAAGCTGGTGCTCGGCGGCTGGAGCGAGGACCTGAAGCAGCGCCCCTACGCCGAACTGATCGAAACCGCCGCCGCGGCCAACGACCTGCCGCCGGCGCTGCTGCACGCACTCATCCAGGTGGAATCGGGCTACGACGCGCGTGCCCGCTCGCACAAAGGCGCCGCGGGATTGATGCAGCTGATGCCCGACACCGCAAGGCAGATGGGCGTGGGCGACGTCTGGGACCCGGCGGCGAACATCCGCGGCGGCGCGCGCTACCTCAAGCAGCTGCTGCAGCGCTTCGACAACGACCTGGCCCTGGCGGTAGCCGCCTACAACGCCGGCCC is a genomic window of Pseudomonas knackmussii B13 containing:
- a CDS encoding IclR family transcriptional regulator domain-containing protein gives rise to the protein MTDELHHSPTPLAPPIIASPAKRIEAFTGDPNFMTSLARGLAVIHAFQERKRHLTIAQISHRTEIPRAAVRRCLHTLMKLGYVTTDGRTYSLLPKVLTLGHAYLSSTPLAVTAQPILDRISEQLREACSMATLEGEEILYIARSATPQRLISVDLSVGSRLPAYCTSMGRILLAGLDDQALEDYLAHADLQVKTSRTVCTPEGLRASIGEIRRQGWVIIDQELEMGLRSVAVPLKDSAGQVLAALNVGTHVGRVSRQELETRFLPVLLEASRELGTRLFH
- a CDS encoding type II secretion system F family protein, translating into MRFRIKALDAQAAVVHCQIEAASPTEARRQAEQQGLRVLALRGSGSLSLRGLQRREQFPLVLFSQELTTLLDAGLPLIDALESLAEKEGANLARKTLEELVRLLYEGKSLSQALTLLPEVFPPLYVALVQSSEKTGAVSAALSRYVTYRQRIDEVRQKVTSASVYPALLLIVGGGVLLFLMGYVVPRFSLVFEGLGTNLPWLSRVLMSSGLFLHEHQQTLMATALALVLGFTLLLRQPRFRALLGELLERLPAIHRRLVMYELARFYRSLGILLQGGIPLLTAMEMARNLLGAASRTRLDEACRLIREGRALSSALEVNRLATPVSLRLLRAGEQSGNLGEMMERTADFYDEELSRWMDWFMRLFEPLLMTGIGILIGVIVILMYIPIFELASSIR
- the gspG gene encoding type II secretion system major pseudopilin GspG, producing the protein MNARSAFARPRMAGFTLLELLVVLVVLGLLAGLVAPKYFSQLGRSEAKVARAQIEGLGKALDLYRLETGHYPSSEQGLQALVNAPSGEARWKGPYLAKAVPQDPWGRDYIYRSPGENGDYDLMSMGKDGQPGGDGENAEVTSWQ
- a CDS encoding lytic transglycosylase domain-containing protein — protein: MAVAWLAALLAGADGARADIYVSEGADGSLELSNLQQPGRRYTQVYPEPMPAPGPGKLVLGGWSEDLKQRPYAELIETAAAANDLPPALLHALIQVESGYDARARSHKGAAGLMQLMPDTARQMGVGDVWDPAANIRGGARYLKQLLQRFDNDLALAVAAYNAGPEAVSKAGKVPPYAETQRYVPNVLESYKRLSKAAPL